A single window of Oxyura jamaicensis isolate SHBP4307 breed ruddy duck chromosome 3, BPBGC_Ojam_1.0, whole genome shotgun sequence DNA harbors:
- the CALM2 gene encoding calmodulin-2, with the protein MADQLTEEQIAEFKEAFSLFDKDGDGTITTKELGTVMRSLGQNPTEAELQDMINEVDADGNGTIDFPEFLTMMARKMKDTDSEEEIREAFRVFDKDGNGYISAAELRHVMTNLGEKLTDEEVDEMIREADIDGDGQVNYEEFVQMMTAK; encoded by the exons GCTGATCAACTGACAGAAGAGCAGATTGCAG AATTCAAAGAAGCTTTTTCACTATTTGACAAGGATGGTGATGGTACTATAACTACAAAGGAGTTGGGGACTGTGATGAGATCACTTGGTCAAAACCCCACAGAAGCAGAGTTACAGGATATGATCAATGAAGTAGATGCTGATG GCAATGGCACAATTGACTTTCCAGAGTTTCTGACAATGAtggcaagaaaaatgaaagatacaGATAGTGAAGAAGAAATTAGAGAAGCGTTCCGTGTGTTTGACAAG gaTGGTAACGGTTACATTAGTGCTGCAGAACTTCGCCATGTGATGACAAATCTGGGAGAGAAGCTAACAGATGAAGAAGTTGATGAAATGATTAGGGAAGCAGACATTGATGGTGATGGTCAAGTAAACTATGAAG AGTTTGTACAAATGATGACAGCGAAGTGA